The Spodoptera frugiperda isolate SF20-4 chromosome 9, AGI-APGP_CSIRO_Sfru_2.0, whole genome shotgun sequence genome contains a region encoding:
- the LOC118271194 gene encoding probable RNA-binding protein EIF1AD isoform X2, whose product MSRVNKKKHVMNENAWGDEELPKENQTIVKVLETRGNNLHAVTTPTGEEYLVSMPPKFRKNIWVRRGFFMVVEPIPEGKKVKAEVVKVLNANSIKYYKEKDVWPKEFEEKIKEDDEDELFKPCGNRRPISFSESSSDDSSDGDTYRARGSISDSGGEF is encoded by the exons ATGTCTcgggtaaataaaaaaaagcatgtAATGAATGAAAATGCTTGGGGTGATGAAGAGTTACCGAAGGAGAATCAAACCATTGTGAAAGTGTTGGAGACCAGGGGCAACAATTTACATGCG GTAACAACTCCAACAGGAGAAGAATACTTAGTATCCATGCCTCCTAAATTCAGGAAAAACATTTGGGTGAGAAGAGGCTTCTTCATGGTTGTTGAACCGATACCAGaaggaaaaaaagtaaaagctgAAGTAGTCAAAGTACTGAATGCAAactctataaaatattataaagaaaaggATGTGTGGCCAAAAGAGTTTGAAGAGAAGATAAAAGAAGATGATGAGGACGAGTTATTTAAGCCATGTGGTAATAGAAGGCCGATATCTTTTAGTGAGAGTAGTTCGGATGACAGCAGTGATGGCGACACATACAGGGCCAGAGGTTCAATCTCGGACAGTGGTGGTgaattttaa
- the LOC118271195 gene encoding probable RNA-binding protein EIF1AD, with translation MSRVTRRKHVMGEDTWSDDELPKENQSIVKVLKNRGNNLHAVITPTGEEYLVSMPTKFRRNIWVRRGSFLVVEPIPEGGKVKAEIVKIMNKNSITYYKEKKVWPKEFDDIQETSDGDDHYEVYYVFEDNNEDEEPIESESDDDDYDDVSTDSEAEPWDYSETDSGHDTDE, from the exons ATGTCTCGCGTAACTCGAAGAAAGCACGTAATGGGTGAAGATACGTGGAGTGATGATGAGCTGCCGAAAGAGAATCAAAGCATTGTCAAAGTGTTGAAAAATAGAGGAAACAATCTACATGCG GTAATTACTCCGACTGGAGAAGAATATTTAGTATCCATGCCTACAAAATTCCGAAGAAACATATGGGTGAGGAGAGGCTCATTTCTCGTTGTAGAACCGATACCAGAAGGAGGCAAAGTAAAAGCGGAAATTGtgaaaataatgaacaaaaactctataacatattataaagaaaagaaagtgTGGCCAAAAGAGTTTGACGACATTCAGGAAACAAGCGATGGTGATGATCATTATGAGGTCTACTATGTATTTGAAGACAACAATGAAGATGAAGAGCCGATTGAAAGTGAATCGGATGACGATGACTATGATGACGTTAGTACTGACAGTGAAGCGGAACCGTGGGATTATTCGGAAACGGACAGTGGGCACGACACtgatgaataa
- the LOC126910992 gene encoding clumping factor B-like: MDENANEPDDHNDVDIDMECDSGNEYDMSLNDNNDVPLLVNIAYYNRVEMGNNNDVHNSSDSESDDDGSDSDMSGNSDTDDWEMDSERDAEPDSDTDSEWDSDSEYDTDSEWGTDTDSGRSSDSSF; this comes from the coding sequence ATGGATGAAAATGCCAATGAACCTGATGATCATAATGACGTTGATATTGACATGGAGTGTGACAGTGGTAACGAGTACGACATGAGTCTAAATGATAATAACGATGTTCCCTTACTTGTTAACATTGCCTATTATAATAGAGTAGAGATGGGGAATAATAATGATGTACATAACTCTAGTGACAGTGAATCGGACGACGATGGCAGTGACAGTGATATGAGTGGCAACAGTGATACAGACGACTGGGAGATGGACTCGGAGCGTGATGCGGAGCCGGACAGTGATACGGACTCGGAGTGGGATTCGGACTCCGAGTATGATACGGACTCGGAGTGGGGTACGGACACCGATAGTGGGCGCAGTAGTGATtcgtcattttaa